The Sulfolobus islandicus Y.N.15.51 sequence AATCTAAGGCAAAATTACCCAGTTTTATAATAACAAATAGCGATCTGATTAAATGGTCAAAGATTGCAAAATATGTAGAAGAAATTACTTTGAACTACAAGGGACGTAGATTTAAGCCTAAAGATAAAGGAGAGATAGATATGAGGAGAACTATAAGGAGCGAGACTAAATACTCGATGGAATCTCCTTATCTCCTTAAGTCCGTAAGAAAGATAAACAAATCAAATTTGATTTTACTATGTGACGTTTCTGGTTCCATGAAGGACTTCTTTAAGGAAACTATACTGTTATCGTTTTTTATAAAGAGAAATATACCTAAATCAGAAATATTCCACTTCAGTACTGATTTAAGGAGAGTCACCAATTTATTTCAAGTTACAAGTATATATAAGGTAAACGTTAGAAAATTGGCTTTAGCAGTATCCTATGGTAGTGGGACTAAAATAGGTGAGGCTTTATATATGCTTAGAAGAAATTTCGGAGACTTAATTCATCATAATAATAGCATTCTAATATTTAGCGATGGATGGGATTTAGGTGATTTAGAACTATTAGATAGAGAGATGAGAATTATTAAAAGAAGATGTAAAAAAATTGTATGGATGAACCCACTATTAGATGAACTTCACCCACCAGAAACATCGGGAATGAAAATAGCCTTAAAATATGTTGACTTACTATTATCTCCAGATATTAAAAAGTCACTTTCCTATTAATAGTATGTATTTGTTTCCCTCTTGTGACTCTTGTATTAGCTTCAAACCCCTCTTCTTAACCCATAATGTTATATCCTTCTTAGTAGCCTCATCACCCAAAATTACCTTAACAGCCTCACCCTCCCTCAACTCATCAACAACGCTAGATAATTCACCTATAGGACCTGCACAAGACGAACTAGTTAAATCCAATTCCTTATAGATCTTAAGAGAACTCATATCTTTCCCCATTTATATTTGTCTCATAAGGGTTTATAAATTCTTCATTTATGCTAATAAAATTTCGTTTAATCAAAAACAATTGCAATAAATGAAATAAATTATTATTTATTTTGTTAGTATTGAGATGAACATTCATAATCGATTATTAAATGTTTCAAACACTTTTTCGAATCTTATTTTCTCTCCTAATTCTCCAGAGTCCTTTACTAAAACTTATTATTTCTATGTTAAAAGCATCTATTGCGGAATCTGAGAGTAGAGGCTCTATTAAACCCTCAGCTACTGCAACATCTAAAATAACTGAAGTTAACTCTTCTCCATTATCCAATAGTGTACCCTTTATTGCCTTTTTATATAACTTAACTTCCACGTACGTAGTAGCCTCTTCTGAGTAAGTAGTTTCAGCTTTAAGTTCGTTTAATTTCAACTCTTCAGCAATTTCAGTAGGTAATGCTATACTAGGCTCTGGACTTTCAGCTCCACTATTTAAAAGAGCCACGATCTCCGTACTCTTACCCGTTATCGCTTCTAACCTTATTCTTACTCTCACTCCCAACGCTTAGCACCTTAAATCTCCCAAATGTTATTATTTCTCCTCTTTTGACCTTAGCCATCTTTTCAAGCTGTGATTCTGGCATTAAAATTATTGATCCCCTCTTCTTCACAATATTTAATTAGAATAGGTAGTAATAAGGTTTTCACATATATTATCTCTGTGTCTTCATAAGCTTTTGAGGCATAAATAATGTTATTTTAAGTATGTAATTACAGTAAATTTTATTACAAAACTATACAATTATTTGTATTTTATCTTATTAATCCATATTATATTATTCTTTATAGTTAAATATAATAAATAATTGTATAATATGAAATATTATAATTATGATAACGTTTCAATTTTGCTCAAACTGGACAGCGTCACTAAAATCTTATGAATTTATTCCTTTATCAAAATCTGTGAGTAATTTTATAACTAAACGCCAAGCCCTTACTCTTATGGACTTCTCTTTACTTTGCAAAAGTTCTAGCAAGTACTTTGAATACTGTTTTATATCCTCCTCGTTCAGTAATGCTTCTATTCTTATATCTTCGTCTTCGGATTTTAATAATTCAAGGAAATAGTTTAGATTATTCATTATCTTTTTTTTATCGGATATTTTTATGAATTTAGGAACTAGTTTCCACATCCATAACCTATGATTTTCCCTCTCGCTTTTTAAAAGCGCTATGTAATAAGTTAAATATTCTTTCACTTCATCAGTAGATAAAACTCTACCTGCTATCTTCCACAAAGCAAGAGCCCTATAATACTCATCATCAAACTTCAACAGTTCAATTAGGTAATCTTTAAGTATCAGTTTTGCTAACTTAGGTAATAGATTCAAGCTTCTAAAGCTATAGAATAGTGCGAAATCAATAACCTTATAAAATACCTTATAGTATTTATTGGAAAATCCTTGCATCATAGTATTCTTATAAAGGACTCCATTAATATTTATATTTAATTTTATGATATATCATAAAAATCTAATATGTATATAATGAAACTTCAAAATTTATCTCCACATAATTTTGAAAATTATTTAACTTTAGAATTTTCCATAAAATGCTACTAAGACCCTCAATACTCCTTCTATGGTTCTATAAGGTAAGTGTTGAGGAATGCTAGGAATTCGTTGAACTCCTTGGCAATATTAGTTGGCACTATGCTTAGAGTTTGACTGAAAGGCTTATTACTTAACGTCATAGTGATTAAGTGGACTTATAAAAGTAAAGGTAAATGAATTTTCTTAAATTCGAAATCAAACGTTAGATTGAAGGTGAGTTCAACGCCAGCATTAATGAATTACAAAGCACCTTTCTTGAAATAAAATATAACTCAATGTGGACATGGTTAATAATCTCATTTACTTATCAATCTCAGGGTCTTCCATTAGTCCTAGCTCGTAAGCCCTTTTAAGGATCTTATTAAGTGGACCTTCAATTGTATCAAAGAAGGCCTTTATTTCTTCATCGTCTCTTCCCTTTAAGTAGTCATATAGGTATAGAATCTCATCTAAATATCTTTCTTTTAGCAGAATGTAAGTATCTGGATTGTCTTCTACGCCTATTGCATCTATTTTGCATTCATTACCTAAAAATAACTCGAATGATTTAATTGCTCTTTTTACATGGAATTTCGACGTAACTATCAGTATGCTCCTTATATTTAGCTTCCTAATTATTTTCTTGGCGTAGAACGCGTTATCTATAGTACTTGAAGAATTACCATCAAAATAGATGTTTTTTATATTTTTGGTCTCTTTTAAGGCTTTTTTATACATTTTTTCATAATCGTCTTTTCCTCCTACTATGATTAAGTATTTTGCTATACCTTGTCTATATAACCTTATTGCTTCATTAATCCTACCCTCGCTCAGTTCTCCTCCTCCTAACACGACTATCGCATCATACATATTTTTCACCTTTAGAATATGAAGATGCCATGCCTATTCGGTAACATTTCTTGTGCCCTCCCTAGTCTTAACACGATATATATCCAATACCTTAGAAATTCCTTAAGAAATTCCCCTATTTTCTCACAAACTACTTCATCATCATTATTTAAGCATTTTTCTATTGTTATATCATAAAATACCTCTTTATTTAATTGTATTTTTAAGTCTTTAATCTCATCAATCGCTATTTTAGTAAAGTCATCAATCCCTAAATATTTTAGTCTTTCGGATACTTTTTGCACCGCTCTTTTATAGTCAGTCTTATCATCTAATGAATAAAGATAAGCTAAGATTAGTGCAGGTTTAAGGGATAATGCGAGATTACCGACTATTTCTTCCAAGGATCCAAATGGTCTCTTTACTGGTTTATCGCCAGTAATTCCAACGTCTGGATTGAAACATCCTCCAATTAGTCTACCCTCATATACTAAATCACTACAAACACTTGGTAAGCCATGAGGATTTAACTCCCCTTTGTATCTTGACATTATCTTAAAAACATACTTTAAGGTTTCCGCATCGCGTATCACAGCAGACGTAATAATGTTTATTTTCTCTTTTTCTAAAGGATTCTTACTATAATAATAGATTAGATCCATAAGTATCGATCCTAATGATACATCTGAAAATGACATATCTAAGTTAGAATCATCTTCTTCAAATTTTTCTAACATGTCATTTAAGATATCATTTAAATCTTTATTTGAGTATTGAGTTAAATCGATTTGTAAAGCCCTCTTAACTCTATTCACTACTTTTTCGTAGTCACCAAGACTTTTACTACGTTCATATACACGTTTAGCATACTCCTTCAAATCACCATCTGCAAAGTACTTATCTGCATTTCTGTAAAAATACGTTTCATTCTCTACTAAAGCCCAGGTTGGTGGCTCAATAAATACACTAATGATATCCAAAATTTTAATCTGATGATTAAAATCTGAAAGTATGGATGAAAAGTATTTAATAGTTTTTCTATCTTTAGCCAACTCGTCTAAAAGCATATTCATATTGGCTAGAACTTTTTTCGCTTCACCTTCATTTAATCTTTCTCCGATAATGTCAGCTTTGTCTTTTTTTGCAAATTGTTCTCCAACAATTTTCCCTAAGTTTATCTTATCGTAAATTAAACCAGTAAAGCCTATGATATCGATTCTCTCCCTCCATGAAAGTTGGCTGATCAAAATACCAGTTTTCGTTCCTGCCAACATATACCAGTGTGTATATTCATGAAGTAATGTCTGTATGTAATCAATTAGATCAATTAATTGATAAATACGATCCCTAGGAACTTTGAACGATTCAGAGCGTTCTTTCATATTTTTTTCAAATTCTGTCAAATAAATAGAATATCTTGTTTTTTCACTATATTCTTCTACATCACCTTCACAATTTATTTTATCATCTAGTTTATAGATTAAATCGGTCATTTGTTTACAATATTCTTCTATGGTTTCTTTCGGCTCTTGTTCAAATAGCGATCCAGCCATTTGTTTACAACATTCGATTATAGTTTCTTTAGGTCCTAGTTTACGAATCGAATCAGCTATGCATTTAGTTACTTCACCATTAATTTTTTCAACATTTTTATACGGAAAAATCTTCGCATCATATACTTCAAGAACATTAATAAAGCGACCCGTCATTACCGCTTTAGCTTCCCCAGCGTATAAACCTATCAATTTGTTATTTACTCTTATTCTACTGAGAGCTTTTAATTTCTCTATGGGGGGTACGTCTATTCTTTTAATGTATCTGTAAGCCTTAGCTACAGCTATTGCAGAATTACGAAGTAATATCTTTACAAGCCTATTTTCAAATAAATTTGCCATATTTCTCAATTTCAAGTGCTAATATATAAACCTTATTATAAAGTTTGATAGTCTAATTAGATTAATGAATATAATTAGAGTATTATAGGGCGTGCTCTCGATTTCCAGAAGATAGCCGAATAACTAGAAATGTATTAACTTGTTATATAAGTTCACTTAATTATACATTCTTACTTCACTCTATTGAGTCACTAAAAGTTTTTAAACTCTTACACTATTTAATATTTGATGAAAATGCGGATACCAATTATTGGAAATAATAAGGCTGATAGTAATCAGGAAACATCAATTGGTGTTGCTAAAAGATCAGTAGTGGTAATGGGATATAGAGGTGCAGGCAAGACAACTTTCATGGGCTTACTTGCTATACATATAGACTATTTAGCCAGTATCGATAACAGGATAA is a genomic window containing:
- a CDS encoding VWA domain-containing protein codes for the protein MEERIAIVKIANILRQMGRNVGIDETIDALRALELIRDKDLDTIRAILKATLIKDFTLLESNKREEEKNSVIGKITQSNYLAAEYYIYSRIESKAKLPSFIITNSDLIKWSKIAKYVEEITLNYKGRRFKPKDKGEIDMRRTIRSETKYSMESPYLLKSVRKINKSNLILLCDVSGSMKDFFKETILLSFFIKRNIPKSEIFHFSTDLRRVTNLFQVTSIYKVNVRKLALAVSYGSGTKIGEALYMLRRNFGDLIHHNNSILIFSDGWDLGDLELLDREMRIIKRRCKKIVWMNPLLDELHPPETSGMKIALKYVDLLLSPDIKKSLSY
- a CDS encoding YdcF family protein: MYDAIVVLGGGELSEGRINEAIRLYRQGIAKYLIIVGGKDDYEKMYKKALKETKNIKNIYFDGNSSSTIDNAFYAKKIIRKLNIRSILIVTSKFHVKRAIKSFELFLGNECKIDAIGVEDNPDTYILLKERYLDEILYLYDYLKGRDDEEIKAFFDTIEGPLNKILKRAYELGLMEDPEIDK
- a CDS encoding sulfurtransferase TusA family protein, which encodes MGKDMSSLKIYKELDLTSSSCAGPIGELSSVVDELREGEAVKVILGDEATKKDITLWVKKRGLKLIQESQEGNKYILLIGK
- a CDS encoding HEAT repeat domain-containing protein; the encoded protein is MMQGFSNKYYKVFYKVIDFALFYSFRSLNLLPKLAKLILKDYLIELLKFDDEYYRALALWKIAGRVLSTDEVKEYLTYYIALLKSERENHRLWMWKLVPKFIKISDKKKIMNNLNYFLELLKSEDEDIRIEALLNEEDIKQYSKYLLELLQSKEKSIRVRAWRLVIKLLTDFDKGINS